From the genome of Chthoniobacterales bacterium:
CTCCTTCGGTTTGGCGCCCGTGCCGGCGCCGCGCGGATAACGGATGGCGATCGGGCCGGTGTGGTAATTGGCCATGGTCCAGAGCATGTCCGTGAATTCGTCCTCGTCCTTCGGCTGCATGAAAGCAATGCCCGGCACGTGGCGCAGATATCCGATGTCGAAGAGGCCGTGGTGCGTGGGGCCGTCGTCGCCGCTCAAACCGGCACGGTCCATGCAGAGGGCAACATTGAACTTCTGCAGGGCGATGTCGTGGATGATCATGTCATAGGCGCGCTGCATGAATGTGCTGTAGATGGCGAGGAAGGGCTTGTAACCCTCTGCCGCGAGCCCGCATGCGAAGAGGGCGGCGTGTTCCTCGGCGATGCCGACGTCGTGATACCGGTCAGGATGGCGTTTCTCGAAAATGCCCAAGCCCGTTCCGCCGGCCATGGCGGCGGTGATGGCGACGATGCGGTTGTTGTGGTCGGCGAAGTCGGCGAGCTTCGATCCGAGCAGCTGTGAATAAGTGGGTGTGGCTGCGGGCTCGGTCTCGCCGGTGTCGGGTTCGAACTTTCCGAGGCCGTGGAACTTGTCGGGCTGCTGCATGGCGGGCGGATAGCCTTTGCCCTTGGTGGTCAGGATATGGAGCAGCACCGGCTCGTTCTGGGTTTTGAGAAATTCGAAGGTGCGCTGGAGCAGTGCGGTGTCATGCCCGTCGATCGGACCGTAGTAGCGGAATCCGAGGTCCTCGAAGATGACGCCCGGAAGCAGCATGTGCTTCACTCCGGTCTCGACCTTGTGGGCGAGATCGAGCGCGCCCTGGCCACCGACGGTGCGGATGAATTTCGCCGCTTTTTCGTGCAGGTGAGCGTAGGCAGGGTTGGTGGTGATTTTGCTCAGGTAGCTGGCGACCGCACCGACGTTGCGCGAGATGGACCACTCGTTGTCGTTGAGCACGACGATGAAGCGCTTGGTGGTCTCCGTGACATTGTTGAGGGCCTCGAAGCTGACGCCGCAGGTGAAGGCGGCATCGCCGGCCACAACGATTACGTGTTCGTCCGACCCGCGCAGATCACGCGCGGCGGCCATGCCCAGTCCCGCGGAGAGCGCGGTTCCGGCGTGGCCCGCACCGTAGCAGTCGTGGGCGCTTTCCGTGCGCAGAAGGAACCCGTTCAGTCCGCCGTGCTGACGGATGGTGTCCATGCCGGTGCGCCGCCCGGTGAGCATTTTGTGGACATATCCCTGATGGCTGACATCGAATAAAATTTTGTCCTTGGGCGAATCAAAGGCGCGGTGCAAGGCGATGGTAAGCTCGACCACGCCGAGGTTGGGTCCGAGGTGGCCCCCGGTGCGGGAGATCGCGCGCACAAGTTCGTCGCGGATTTCTTGCGCGAGAAAAGGAAGGTCGGTTTCCGGCACGGCGCGCACGTCGGCCGGTCCGTCGATGCCGGCGAGCACGGACGGTTTATTCCTCTTCGCGGTCATCGAAATTCTCCATTTGCACGCTGCCGTCGGCCTGCCGCGAAATGAGGCGCACTTTCTGCTCCGCAGCCTCGAGTTTGTCGCCGCAGAATCGCGCAAGCGCGGTGCCCTGTTCGTAAAGCGAGAGCATTTCCTCGAGCGGGAGTTTGTCTTCCTCCAGCTTTGCCACGATCGCGTCGAGTTGCTTCATTGCTTCCTCGAAGCTCTGCGTCGATCCGTCTTTTTTGCGCGAGGCCATGATTGCGTCAGGGGTTGCTCTCGCGCGGTGTCCAGCGGTCACGGCTGGAATAGAAAACGCACTGGTTATCAAGCGGCAAGGGGACGAAATATTTTAGGGGAAATCGCGTGAGGTCGGCGGTGCGCATGATGAAGGAAGCCCACTCCTTGTATTCTCCTTTGGCGATTTGGGAAAGCCAAGGACGGTCACCGGAAACGGGGGTCAGGTAGATGCCGTTGATCGGTCCGCCGAGGACTTTGTAGTCGTGAAGCGTCACGTATTGCCCGACTGTCGCCGGCAGGAGCAGGGACGGGTGCCCGCCATACCACGCCGTGGCCCAGGGCATGTCGCTGGCGAGGATCTCGCCGGGCTCCATCCAGCGGCATACCGCGTTGATCATCGGCGGAAGATAGGGGGGCCAGCTGACGCGGGTTGGCGGAGCGGTCAGAAGGTTGACGGCCATGGGCATGGCTGAGATGAGGAAGACGAGGCCGATGAAGGCGTTGCGCGCGGGAGGGAATCGCAGGTCCATGCGGTTCCAAAGGTTGATGAGGAACGCCAAGCCGAAC
Proteins encoded in this window:
- the dxs gene encoding 1-deoxy-D-xylulose-5-phosphate synthase, translating into MTAKRNKPSVLAGIDGPADVRAVPETDLPFLAQEIRDELVRAISRTGGHLGPNLGVVELTIALHRAFDSPKDKILFDVSHQGYVHKMLTGRRTGMDTIRQHGGLNGFLLRTESAHDCYGAGHAGTALSAGLGMAAARDLRGSDEHVIVVAGDAAFTCGVSFEALNNVTETTKRFIVVLNDNEWSISRNVGAVASYLSKITTNPAYAHLHEKAAKFIRTVGGQGALDLAHKVETGVKHMLLPGVIFEDLGFRYYGPIDGHDTALLQRTFEFLKTQNEPVLLHILTTKGKGYPPAMQQPDKFHGLGKFEPDTGETEPAATPTYSQLLGSKLADFADHNNRIVAITAAMAGGTGLGIFEKRHPDRYHDVGIAEEHAALFACGLAAEGYKPFLAIYSTFMQRAYDMIIHDIALQKFNVALCMDRAGLSGDDGPTHHGLFDIGYLRHVPGIAFMQPKDEDEFTDMLWTMANYHTGPIAIRYPRGAGTGAKPKERPQILEIGQSEVLRHGRRVLLLGLGNMVEMAERTADLLAAQGIDAAVINARWIKPLDTQTLEFFARAAEVVCTFEDHVLHNGYGCAVMEALAEARINTPVVRIGWPDEFIEHGSVPILREKYGLTAAAAVQKILAELKQEPAAAKSTPAA
- the xseB gene encoding exodeoxyribonuclease VII small subunit, with protein sequence MASRKKDGSTQSFEEAMKQLDAIVAKLEEDKLPLEEMLSLYEQGTALARFCGDKLEAAEQKVRLISRQADGSVQMENFDDREEE